A region of Moorena producens PAL-8-15-08-1 DNA encodes the following proteins:
- a CDS encoding YebC/PmpR family DNA-binding transcriptional regulator, with amino-acid sequence MAGHSKWANIKRQKARVDAVKGKTFAKISREIIVAARNGIPDPEGNFQLRQAVEKAKAAGIPNDNIERAIAKGAGTLGNESDNLEEIRYEGYGPGGVAILIEAFTDNRNRTAADLRSGFTKNGGNLGETGCVSWMFEQKGVVTLTGDITEDHLLEASLEGGAQTYELNEDSEGVTAEVFTEISNLENLSQILKNQGFEVSEAQLRWIPNNTVEVTDPDLAQTLLKLMDALEDLEDVQNVTANFEMSDQLMSLSMI; translated from the coding sequence ATGGCAGGACATAGTAAATGGGCAAATATTAAGCGTCAGAAAGCGAGGGTTGACGCAGTTAAAGGTAAGACCTTTGCTAAAATCTCTCGGGAGATTATAGTAGCTGCTCGCAATGGCATCCCGGATCCAGAGGGTAATTTTCAGCTTCGGCAAGCGGTGGAAAAGGCTAAGGCAGCAGGGATTCCTAATGACAACATTGAAAGAGCGATCGCAAAAGGAGCCGGTACCCTAGGCAATGAGAGTGACAATCTTGAAGAGATTCGTTATGAGGGGTATGGTCCAGGAGGCGTTGCTATCTTGATAGAAGCTTTTACTGATAATCGGAATCGGACAGCAGCTGACTTGCGCTCAGGATTTACTAAGAATGGTGGTAATCTGGGTGAAACAGGCTGTGTTAGCTGGATGTTTGAGCAAAAGGGTGTCGTTACGCTTACGGGTGATATCACAGAAGACCATTTGTTAGAAGCATCCCTTGAAGGGGGAGCTCAAACTTATGAGTTGAACGAGGATTCCGAAGGTGTAACGGCTGAGGTATTTACAGAAATTAGCAACCTGGAAAACCTGAGTCAAATTTTGAAAAATCAGGGGTTTGAGGTCAGTGAGGCGCAATTGCGCTGGATTCCTAATAATACGGTGGAAGTGACTGACCCAGATCTGGCGCAGACGCTTTTGAAATTAATGGATGCTCTGGAAGACTTGGAGGATGTACAAAATGTTACCGCCAATTTCGAGATGTCCGATCAGCTGATGTCCCTCAGCATGATCTAG
- a CDS encoding DUF4231 domain-containing protein, giving the protein MTSEVEPTYSPGPNPTLKRAWERQRTYSKNATAAQKRFFLLRIGILVLSVLATLLAVVHSELVDVLGDSHQTVKVIHYILLLVPIALSVLLAGAVKFDKGGNWILLRGSAEAIKREIYCYRAQVGEYSDNTSRDAKLARKVKVISQRLKGTTVHHTSFSPYEGEVSRRKRSSLSKDKTSKDKKRQEAQQHHQDDKFSDLTPEHYLVWRVEDQFKWYRKRTRKLDIQLHGYQWGVYILGGVGSFLVALGQDTSVAVTTALAAAFSSFLELKRVETTLIAYNQAADDLYDISTWWHGLSDEEKSEKFDLLVISTERTIQSENVGWVQEMNDALAELYGETEQSEDKGTNPSPSKKVDTK; this is encoded by the coding sequence ATGACGTCAGAAGTTGAGCCTACATACTCCCCTGGGCCAAACCCAACCCTCAAACGTGCTTGGGAACGTCAGCGTACCTATAGCAAAAATGCTACAGCGGCTCAGAAACGTTTCTTTCTGCTGCGGATCGGAATTCTGGTATTGAGTGTGTTGGCTACCTTGCTAGCTGTGGTCCACTCAGAGTTGGTAGACGTCCTTGGTGATTCACATCAGACGGTCAAAGTAATTCACTACATTCTTCTACTAGTGCCCATTGCTCTAAGTGTACTACTAGCAGGTGCAGTGAAGTTCGACAAAGGTGGCAATTGGATTCTGTTACGGGGTAGTGCCGAGGCAATTAAACGGGAAATTTACTGTTACCGTGCGCAAGTTGGGGAATACAGTGATAACACCTCGCGGGATGCTAAGCTGGCACGTAAGGTCAAGGTGATTAGTCAAAGGCTAAAGGGAACCACAGTTCACCACACTAGTTTTAGCCCCTATGAGGGGGAAGTTTCCCGGAGAAAACGCTCATCACTAAGCAAAGATAAGACAAGCAAGGACAAGAAACGTCAGGAAGCTCAACAGCATCATCAAGACGATAAGTTTTCTGACCTCACCCCCGAACACTACCTAGTCTGGCGAGTGGAAGACCAGTTTAAGTGGTACCGAAAGCGAACTAGGAAACTTGACATACAATTGCATGGCTACCAGTGGGGGGTATATATCTTAGGCGGTGTGGGTTCATTTCTGGTAGCGCTGGGTCAAGACACCTCGGTGGCGGTCACTACAGCCTTAGCTGCGGCATTTTCTAGTTTCCTGGAATTGAAACGGGTTGAGACAACGCTGATTGCTTACAACCAGGCAGCTGATGATTTGTACGATATAAGCACTTGGTGGCATGGTCTGTCAGACGAAGAAAAATCAGAAAAATTTGATTTATTGGTGATCAGTACAGAGAGAACCATCCAAAGCGAAAATGTAGGGTGGGTGCAAGAGATGAATGATGCACTAGCAGAACTCTATGGTGAAACCGAGCAGTCGGAGGATAAGGGAACAAACCCGTCTCCGTCTAAGAAAGTGGATACTAAATGA
- a CDS encoding toll/interleukin-1 receptor domain-containing protein, giving the protein MTTFFDAFISYGRADSKAFATKLEAKLTQFGLTVWFDQKDIPPAVDWQHQIDNGIERTHNFIFIISPHSVNSKYCLKEIELAIKYNKRIIPLVHVKSPRDKIPTIIRKLNWIYFQDKINNFEASFKQLMNSIRKHADYVEQHTLFLVKALEWDRNQQQTNHLLIQSERIQAESWLKVRFKKDQAPCLPTDLQCDFIGESTKNANNLMTQVFISYADKDKYIKDKIGKTLMRKGITIWKPETDIKTGIDFQAAINQGIEEADNLIYLISPNSSQSKYCQQELEHAFAHNKRIISLLIEDTDIDQIPPKIRSLQFLDFTKYTNEKNYRFMAAQLLKELNQDALYYEEHKLLLVKALKWLRQNRNSSILLRGHNLNYYENWLKVNRQRLEHPPLGLHEEFLAASRNQQHESYLDVFISYSRTDSDLARKLNEALQLQGKTTWFDQESIPPGSDFQQEIYRGIEQSDNFLFIISPASVNSPYCAGEVDYAQTLNKRFVTVLSIQVPAKMLHPGLASIQWIDFNRHRGDFYPNFSELVRTLDTDREHVRSHTKWLQRAREWQQSKQDTDLLLRGSEFSIAQQWLRDAETNDKQPTATPLHKDYIAKSRDAISILRKRDKRRLVILRLSLTLMSAAFAAAVGFGLVALMQWKRAEMVSKGHINALSRYSLALRESHQEFDALIEAIRAAQQLQKQIRSVKPETEALVRTALHGAVSWVREYNRLVGHDSWVTSVSFSPDGHLIASASKDHTVKLWSRNGKALETLEGHQGTVWNVSFSPDGKTIATASEDKTVKLWSLDGKTLQTFKGHERGVRSVSFSPDGRMLATASNDNTVKLWSLNGKQIQTFEGIAAGYRSISFSPDGKILASAGSNNTIKLWHLDGRSIATFKGHQAEVYSVSFSPQGKMIASASEDKTIKLWSLDGRELKTFSKKLAGVRSVRFSPDGKTLASASRDKTVKLWSLDGSELQTLLGHQAGAYDLSFSPDGKTLASASEDKTIKLWRLDAKTPRTFKGHRSNVWSVSFSPDGKTLASASEDKTAKLWHLDYTCGKEGLGERRSSKTINMLDFCLTPNVLENHRDVVFSVSFSPDGKTIATGSRDSRVRLWSKDGKKIQTLQGHQGGVFSVSFSPDSQTIVSGSWDNAVKLWSFKGRERQRLKKLRAGVRSVNFSPDGLMIAAGSDDNTIKLWSRGNLCNGELKPAKLKVANLKPAVGSDYNTNFLPFCLTPTILKGHDDVIWSVSFSPDSQMLVSGSEDETVKLWSRDGKEILTLKGHEGKVFSVSFSPDGKMIASASGDKTVKLWNLKGQEIETLIGHNEGVFSLSFSPDGKILASSDSSGNVIMWDMDISLDFNDLLGRACDWVGDYLKHNSAIDESDRTLCDGIKPKSK; this is encoded by the coding sequence ATGACTACATTTTTCGATGCCTTCATCTCCTACGGACGTGCTGACAGCAAAGCCTTTGCTACTAAACTTGAAGCTAAATTAACACAATTTGGCTTAACGGTCTGGTTTGACCAGAAGGACATTCCGCCTGCTGTGGATTGGCAGCATCAGATTGATAATGGCATTGAGAGAACTCATAACTTCATTTTTATCATTTCCCCCCATTCCGTTAATTCAAAATACTGCCTCAAAGAAATTGAACTGGCTATTAAATACAATAAACGCATTATTCCTTTAGTGCATGTTAAATCCCCTCGGGACAAAATTCCTACGATTATCCGTAAACTTAACTGGATTTATTTCCAAGATAAAATCAACAATTTTGAAGCATCCTTTAAACAATTAATGAATTCCATCCGTAAGCATGCTGATTATGTAGAACAGCATACTCTGTTTTTAGTTAAAGCTTTGGAGTGGGACAGAAATCAACAACAAACTAACCACCTGTTAATCCAATCAGAACGGATTCAAGCTGAATCTTGGTTAAAGGTACGGTTTAAAAAAGATCAGGCTCCTTGTTTGCCAACGGATTTACAGTGTGATTTTATTGGTGAAAGCACCAAAAATGCCAATAACTTAATGACCCAAGTCTTTATATCTTATGCTGATAAAGATAAATATATCAAGGATAAAATTGGCAAAACCCTGATGCGGAAAGGAATCACAATCTGGAAACCTGAAACGGATATTAAAACCGGTATAGACTTCCAAGCGGCAATTAACCAAGGAATTGAGGAAGCTGATAATCTCATTTACTTAATTTCACCCAATTCGAGTCAATCAAAATACTGTCAGCAAGAACTTGAACACGCCTTTGCTCACAATAAACGGATTATATCACTACTGATTGAAGACACGGATATCGACCAAATACCACCAAAAATTCGCTCGTTACAATTCCTAGATTTTACTAAGTATACTAATGAAAAAAACTATCGCTTCATGGCTGCTCAATTATTAAAAGAATTAAATCAAGATGCTCTCTATTACGAAGAGCATAAGCTTTTGTTAGTAAAAGCCCTAAAATGGCTGAGGCAAAACCGCAACTCTAGTATTTTATTGCGGGGTCACAATTTAAACTATTACGAAAACTGGCTGAAAGTAAATCGGCAACGCCTGGAACATCCACCCCTAGGATTACATGAAGAATTTCTTGCGGCTAGCAGGAATCAACAGCATGAATCTTATCTAGACGTTTTTATTTCTTATTCCCGTACTGATTCCGATTTGGCTAGAAAGTTAAATGAGGCATTGCAGTTACAGGGTAAAACGACTTGGTTTGACCAAGAAAGTATTCCTCCAGGGAGTGATTTTCAGCAGGAAATATATCGGGGAATTGAACAGTCTGATAATTTCTTATTTATTATTTCCCCTGCTTCGGTAAATTCACCCTATTGTGCTGGGGAGGTAGACTATGCTCAGACATTAAATAAACGGTTTGTGACTGTGCTTTCTATACAGGTACCAGCAAAAATGCTACATCCTGGATTAGCTAGCATCCAGTGGATTGATTTCAACCGGCATCGAGGAGATTTTTATCCCAATTTCAGTGAATTGGTCAGAACCCTTGATACTGACCGAGAGCATGTGCGCAGTCACACCAAATGGTTGCAGCGAGCTAGGGAATGGCAGCAGTCTAAGCAAGATACAGATTTGCTGTTGCGTGGCAGCGAATTTTCTATTGCCCAACAATGGTTGCGTGATGCCGAGACCAATGATAAACAGCCGACTGCGACACCTTTACACAAGGACTATATTGCTAAAAGTCGGGATGCCATATCGATTTTGAGAAAACGGGACAAGCGTCGATTAGTGATCTTACGATTGTCCCTTACTTTGATGAGTGCAGCATTTGCAGCAGCTGTTGGCTTTGGCTTGGTTGCTTTGATGCAATGGAAACGAGCAGAAATGGTTAGCAAAGGTCACATTAATGCTCTGAGTCGATACTCACTGGCTCTGAGAGAATCACATCAGGAATTTGATGCCCTGATCGAAGCAATCAGGGCTGCACAGCAACTACAAAAACAGATACGCAGTGTCAAACCTGAAACTGAGGCTCTGGTTAGGACAGCATTGCACGGAGCAGTGTCTTGGGTCAGAGAATACAACCGTTTGGTAGGGCATGACAGTTGGGTTACTAGTGTTAGTTTTAGCCCTGACGGTCATCTGATTGCTTCTGCTAGTAAAGACCATACTGTCAAACTTTGGAGCCGCAACGGTAAGGCACTCGAAACCTTGGAGGGACATCAAGGTACCGTTTGGAATGTGAGTTTCAGCCCAGATGGCAAGACAATTGCTACAGCTAGTGAGGATAAGACGGTCAAACTGTGGAGCTTAGACGGGAAAACCCTCCAAACCTTTAAAGGACATGAGCGTGGAGTGCGGAGCGTGAGTTTCAGTCCCGATGGCAGGATGCTGGCTACGGCTAGTAACGATAATACTGTCAAGCTGTGGAGCCTCAATGGCAAGCAAATCCAAACGTTTGAGGGGATTGCGGCTGGATATCGCAGCATCAGCTTTAGTCCGGATGGCAAAATTCTGGCTTCTGCTGGAAGTAACAATACTATCAAACTCTGGCACCTGGACGGCAGAAGTATTGCAACCTTCAAGGGGCATCAGGCTGAGGTTTATAGCGTCAGTTTCTCACCCCAAGGCAAGATGATTGCTTCTGCTAGTGAGGATAAGACTATCAAACTCTGGAGCCTTGATGGTCGGGAACTGAAGACTTTTTCAAAGAAATTAGCTGGAGTCAGAAGCGTCAGGTTCAGCCCGGATGGCAAAACCCTCGCCTCTGCTAGTCGGGATAAAACCGTTAAACTCTGGAGCCTTGATGGCTCGGAACTCCAAACCTTGCTAGGGCATCAGGCTGGGGCTTATGACCTTAGCTTTAGCCCAGATGGCAAGACCCTGGCTAGTGCTAGTGAAGATAAAACTATTAAACTCTGGCGCTTAGATGCCAAAACACCTCGCACTTTCAAGGGTCATAGGAGTAATGTCTGGAGTGTGAGTTTTAGCCCAGATGGCAAAACCTTGGCTAGTGCTAGTGAAGATAAAACTGCTAAGCTATGGCATTTAGATTATACCTGTGGTAAAGAAGGATTAGGGGAAAGAAGGTCTAGTAAAACTATCAATATGCTGGATTTTTGTTTGACCCCAAACGTTCTAGAAAACCACAGGGATGTAGTGTTTAGTGTGAGTTTTAGCCCCGATGGTAAAACTATTGCTACGGGTAGCCGGGATAGTAGGGTTAGACTTTGGAGTAAGGATGGTAAAAAAATCCAAACACTTCAGGGGCATCAGGGTGGAGTCTTTAGCGTTAGTTTCAGCCCTGACAGTCAGACTATTGTATCTGGCAGTTGGGATAACGCTGTCAAGCTTTGGAGTTTTAAAGGAAGAGAACGCCAAAGGTTGAAAAAGCTGAGGGCTGGGGTTAGAAGTGTTAATTTTAGTCCAGATGGTCTGATGATTGCTGCTGGTAGTGATGATAATACTATCAAGCTTTGGAGTCGGGGAAACTTATGTAATGGTGAGTTAAAACCAGCAAAATTAAAAGTAGCAAACTTAAAACCAGCAGTTGGATCAGACTATAACACAAATTTTTTGCCTTTTTGCTTAACTCCTACCATCCTAAAAGGTCATGATGATGTGATCTGGAGTGTTAGTTTTAGTCCCGATAGTCAGATGCTTGTCTCTGGTAGTGAAGACGAAACGGTTAAACTTTGGAGTAGAGACGGTAAAGAAATCCTAACTCTCAAAGGGCATGAGGGTAAGGTGTTTAGCGTCAGTTTCAGCCCAGATGGCAAGATGATTGCTTCGGCTAGTGGAGACAAAACGGTTAAACTCTGGAATTTGAAGGGGCAAGAAATTGAAACTCTGATTGGACATAATGAAGGGGTTTTTAGCCTCAGTTTCAGTCCCGATGGCAAAATCCTGGCTTCATCTGACTCCAGTGGCAATGTGATTATGTGGGATATGGATATAAGTTTAGATTTCAATGACCTTCTCGGTCGGGCTTGTGATTGGGTAGGGGATTATCTCAAGCACAATTCTGCAATCGATGAAAGCGATCGCACTCTTTGTGATGGTATTAAACCCAAATCAAAATAG
- a CDS encoding DUF29 domain-containing protein has translation MEKAYTKDFNSWTQQTAQLLREGRWQEIDLENLIEEVEDFGKSERRGITSQLIRLLLHLLKWQYQIQRRSDSWLDSITDARTQIELAIEDSPSLRSYLAQQLEQSYQRARRQAAQQTGMPVSVFPEACPYSIELTLDQDWLPES, from the coding sequence GTGGAAAAAGCATACACAAAAGACTTTAATTCCTGGACACAACAAACAGCACAGCTGTTGCGAGAAGGTCGTTGGCAAGAGATTGATTTAGAAAATCTGATTGAGGAGGTTGAAGACTTCGGCAAGAGTGAAAGGCGCGGAATTACTAGCCAATTGATTCGCCTGCTGTTACATTTGCTCAAGTGGCAATACCAAATTCAGCGTCGTTCCGATAGCTGGCTGGATTCGATTACTGACGCTCGGACTCAGATTGAGCTAGCTATTGAAGATAGTCCCAGTCTCAGGAGCTATCTAGCCCAGCAGCTGGAACAAAGCTATCAGCGGGCTCGCCGTCAGGCAGCACAGCAAACAGGAATGCCTGTTTCGGTTTTTCCAGAGGCTTGCCCCTATTCTATTGAATTGACCTTAGATCAGGATTGGTTACCAGAATCATAA
- a CDS encoding RNA-guided endonuclease InsQ/TnpB family protein produces MRIAYQYRLRPSKKQKVVIDNWLSMLCAQYNYLLADRFNWYEANRCSIHACPLVCHLPELRDNPDYYSQKKTLPGLKKTHPWYKEIHSQVLQDVVKRVKLAFDRFIKADKNGNRSGRPRFKKRHRYRTFTYPQMKEGCLQGDLIDLPKIGKVKIVLHRPIPDGFKIKTASITKKCDEFYLVLSLEDKTVPEVKSDINPDSIVGIDVGLKEFLTTSEGERVGIPQYYRRSQKRLKVIQKRVSRRKKGGKNRFKAVKQLGRQHKKVADKRKDFHFKTANYLLSKYDVIAHEKLNVKGLAKTRLAKSVLDAGWSSFLTILASKAENAGLLAIPVSAQNTSQNCSSCGKKVPKKLHVRWHDCPHCGCSLDRDHNAAINIKNRAEGQSVLKAQRLLRDTRIGWEAYTEPARSV; encoded by the coding sequence GTGAGAATCGCCTACCAGTATAGGTTGCGACCATCAAAGAAACAAAAGGTAGTCATAGATAACTGGCTGTCGATGCTTTGTGCTCAATACAACTACTTACTGGCGGATCGATTTAATTGGTACGAGGCGAATCGTTGCTCTATTCATGCCTGTCCTCTTGTCTGTCATTTGCCCGAGCTAAGAGATAATCCAGATTACTACAGTCAAAAAAAGACCTTACCAGGTCTGAAAAAGACTCATCCCTGGTACAAGGAGATCCATTCACAGGTACTTCAGGATGTCGTAAAGAGGGTTAAATTGGCTTTTGATAGATTCATAAAAGCAGATAAAAACGGAAACAGAAGCGGTAGGCCAAGATTCAAGAAAAGGCATCGTTATCGCACTTTTACTTACCCTCAGATGAAGGAAGGGTGCTTACAAGGAGATCTAATTGATTTACCTAAAATAGGGAAGGTCAAGATTGTTTTACATCGCCCTATCCCTGATGGGTTCAAGATTAAAACAGCTTCCATCACTAAAAAGTGCGATGAGTTTTATCTTGTTTTGTCCCTTGAGGATAAGACTGTCCCTGAAGTTAAATCTGATATTAATCCTGACTCAATAGTAGGTATCGATGTAGGTCTTAAAGAATTCTTGACCACTTCCGAAGGGGAGAGGGTAGGAATTCCTCAATATTATCGACGGTCTCAGAAAAGGCTAAAAGTCATCCAGAAGAGAGTATCTCGACGAAAAAAAGGAGGAAAGAATAGATTTAAAGCTGTTAAGCAACTCGGGAGGCAGCATAAGAAAGTAGCGGACAAACGGAAAGACTTCCACTTTAAGACCGCCAATTATTTGCTCTCAAAATATGACGTGATTGCTCACGAAAAGTTAAACGTCAAGGGACTGGCTAAAACCCGATTGGCTAAATCTGTATTGGACGCTGGGTGGTCTAGCTTCCTGACAATCCTGGCAAGCAAAGCCGAAAATGCTGGCTTGTTAGCGATTCCTGTAAGTGCTCAGAATACTTCACAGAATTGTTCCAGTTGTGGCAAAAAAGTCCCTAAAAAGCTGCACGTTCGGTGGCATGATTGTCCTCACTGCGGTTGCAGTTTGGACAGAGATCATAATGCAGCAATAAATATTAAAAACAGAGCGGAAGGGCAGTCCGTTCTTAAAGCCCAGCGCCTCCTAAGGGATACCCGGATTGGCTGGGAAGCCTACACTGAACCTGCAAGGTCAGTGTAG
- the tnpA gene encoding IS200/IS605 family transposase: MKKKFATKGRSVSDLKAHLVLTTKYRRKVFTDGMLQELHDIFADLLEKWDGDLVEFNGESDHVHLLFQYHPDIQLSNLVNNLKSVSSRKLRQQFNDVLSRFYSKNVVWNSSYFVASSGGVTITQLKKYIENQERPKE, encoded by the coding sequence ATGAAGAAAAAGTTTGCCACAAAAGGAAGATCCGTAAGTGACCTCAAAGCACACTTGGTTTTGACAACAAAATATCGCCGAAAAGTATTTACTGACGGCATGTTGCAGGAATTGCACGATATCTTTGCTGATCTATTAGAAAAATGGGATGGTGATCTGGTGGAATTCAATGGAGAGTCGGATCACGTCCATCTCCTATTTCAATACCATCCAGACATTCAGCTCAGTAATTTGGTTAATAACTTAAAGTCAGTTAGCTCTCGAAAGCTTAGACAGCAATTCAATGATGTCTTGAGTCGCTTCTATAGCAAAAACGTCGTATGGAATAGTTCTTATTTTGTAGCTAGCTCTGGTGGAGTTACTATAACGCAGCTTAAGAAGTACATAGAGAACCAGGAAAGGCCAAAGGAATAG
- a CDS encoding Uma2 family endonuclease, whose product MLRIEMWGFSRVQLTEDDRVELIRGELIQMVAKGTSHSVCNTKLWRELDRLVGDRGVVRGQEPIILSNDSELEPDVAIAWGQADDYLSNHPYPKDILLVIEVSDSTLEYDQTVKLSLYSENQIQDYWIVNLVAGQLECYTQPYQDTQRNFGYRVKRVVLPNETVTIPGLGDLCLELSRVFPA is encoded by the coding sequence ATGCTGCGCATTGAGATGTGGGGCTTCTCGCGGGTTCAGCTAACAGAAGATGACCGGGTGGAGTTGATTCGGGGAGAGTTAATACAAATGGTGGCGAAGGGTACGTCCCACTCGGTTTGTAACACTAAGTTATGGCGAGAGTTGGACAGGCTAGTAGGCGACCGTGGGGTGGTACGGGGACAGGAACCAATCATCCTATCGAACGACAGTGAACTGGAACCGGATGTTGCGATCGCATGGGGTCAGGCGGATGACTATTTGTCAAATCACCCTTATCCAAAGGATATATTGCTAGTGATTGAGGTGTCAGATTCAACCCTGGAGTATGACCAAACCGTAAAGCTATCCTTATATTCAGAAAACCAAATTCAGGATTACTGGATTGTTAACCTGGTGGCTGGTCAACTAGAGTGCTATACTCAGCCCTATCAAGATACTCAAAGAAATTTCGGCTATCGTGTCAAACGGGTGGTGTTGCCCAATGAAACGGTTACCATTCCTGGTCTTGGAGATTTGTGCCTAGAGTTAAGTCGTGTGTTTCCAGCTTGA
- a CDS encoding FAD-dependent hydroxylase, translating to MALELLIQTTSATHQSFDYDLAIVGGGITGSTLACALKHSGLRVLLIEAKPKSVAAARVQAYALSILSGRIFAGIGVWDKILPQISTFRQIKLSDANHSGVVRFSPSDLGTNALGYVGEHRPVLTSLQEFLTDCPNVDWLCPAEVVDVDYQEFGVEITVKEGDTQHRIRTRLVVAADGARSQIRTRARITTRGWKYWQSCVTARIKTEKPHNNTAFERFWPSGPMGVLPLSENRCQVVWTAPHAEAKALQELDEDEFLAKLEYYTGGLLGRLELECDRYLFPVQLMQSDRYIQSRLALIGDAAHCCHPVGGQGLNLGIRDAAALAQVLSEAHQAGEDIGAIEVLKRYENWRKQENLVILGFTDTLDRIFSNNWLPIVGIRRLGLWMLRRIRPMKIYALKLMTGLRGNIPQVAQQ from the coding sequence ATGGCGCTGGAACTGCTGATTCAAACTACCTCAGCAACCCATCAAAGTTTTGATTACGACCTAGCCATTGTCGGGGGTGGTATTACTGGTTCTACTCTGGCCTGTGCGTTGAAACATTCTGGGTTGAGGGTATTACTCATAGAAGCCAAACCGAAGTCAGTGGCAGCTGCCAGGGTACAAGCCTATGCTTTGTCTATCCTCTCAGGGCGTATTTTCGCAGGTATTGGGGTTTGGGATAAAATCCTGCCGCAAATTAGCACATTTCGACAGATCAAGCTTTCCGATGCTAACCATTCCGGTGTCGTGCGTTTTTCCCCTTCAGATTTAGGTACCAACGCCCTAGGGTATGTGGGAGAACACCGTCCGGTGCTAACCTCGTTGCAAGAATTTTTGACAGATTGCCCCAACGTTGACTGGCTGTGTCCAGCAGAAGTCGTGGATGTAGACTATCAGGAGTTTGGGGTGGAGATTACTGTCAAGGAGGGTGATACTCAGCATCGAATCAGGACACGGCTAGTGGTGGCGGCGGATGGAGCGCGATCGCAAATTCGGACTAGGGCTAGGATTACGACTCGTGGCTGGAAATACTGGCAATCTTGCGTGACTGCCCGGATTAAAACCGAAAAGCCCCACAATAATACGGCTTTTGAACGCTTCTGGCCTAGTGGTCCGATGGGGGTGCTGCCTTTATCAGAGAATCGCTGCCAGGTGGTGTGGACAGCACCCCATGCTGAAGCTAAAGCTTTACAAGAACTAGACGAAGATGAGTTTCTCGCTAAGCTGGAATACTACACTGGTGGTCTGTTGGGTCGCTTGGAATTGGAATGCGATCGCTATTTGTTTCCAGTGCAATTGATGCAGAGCGATCGCTATATTCAGTCACGATTGGCACTGATTGGTGATGCTGCCCATTGCTGCCATCCTGTCGGTGGTCAAGGACTAAACCTCGGCATTCGCGATGCAGCTGCCCTTGCCCAAGTCTTGAGTGAAGCACACCAAGCAGGGGAAGATATTGGAGCTATAGAGGTTCTTAAGCGCTATGAAAACTGGCGCAAGCAAGAGAATCTGGTCATCTTAGGGTTTACCGATACCCTGGATCGGATCTTTTCCAACAACTGGTTACCAATAGTCGGGATACGCCGTCTCGGGTTATGGATGCTGCGCCGGATTCGTCCGATGAAGATTTATGCCTTGAAGTTGATGACTGGTTTGAGAGGAAATATTCCTCAAGTTGCTCAACAATAG